The Vairimorpha necatrix chromosome 11, complete sequence genome window below encodes:
- a CDS encoding putative SP-containing protein produces the protein MFLVFVLTILNVQKVVGSGLNTKFLTKEGREIYSDFEKCNELLYLENPLYIYHRFDINEANGITEIFWNLLLDNLKFPIKSGFNWPKSGTTLQTYEITRKDLSFKIFSNILNDIVFFIKKKGKYKACNDLVISLARQSKKLYKTILCYNFKNRKIDMEKLEAIVSFFIDIQMDPNESFKVSKVFDIEDYYYIIRILNILTRYKINDKILTPYFLCLKYTIRVLHIFH, from the coding sequence ATGTTTCTAGTTTTCGTATTAACCATTTTAAATGTACAAAAAGTCGTTGGTTCTGGATTAAATACGAAGTTTTTAACCAAAGAAGGTAGAGAAATTTATTCGGACTTTGAAAAATGCAATGAATTACTTTATTTGGAAAATCCTCTTTATATCTATCACAGATTTGATATAAATGAAGCGAATGGAATAACAGAAATTTTTTGGAATTTACTTTTAGACAATCTGAAATTTCCAATAAAAAGTGGCTTTAATTGGCCCAAATCCGGCACTACATTGCAAACTTATGAAATTACAAGAAAAGACTTGAGCTTCAAgatattttctaatatattaaacgatattgttttttttataaagaaaaaaggtAAATATAAAGCTTGTAATGATTTAGTTATTTCTCTTGCTAGacaatctaaaaaattatacaaaacGATCCTatgttataattttaaaaacagaaaaatCGATATGGAGAAACTTGAGGCGattgtttcattttttatagatattCAGATGGATCCAAATGAGAGTTTTAAAGTTTCGAAAGTGTTTGATATCGAagattattattatattattagaaTACTAAATATACTAACAAGATACAAAATCAACgacaaaatattaacaCCGTATTTTCTATGTCTCAAATACACAATAAGAGTGCTACATATATTCCATTAA